In Truepera sp., the sequence GTCGTAGGCCACGCGGTTCACGAAGTAGACGCCCGCGCGCCCGATGGCCACGCCGACCGCGGCGCCCGCCAGCGACAGGAGCAGCGACTCGGTGAGGACCAGCCCGAACAGGAAGCGTGGCCGGGCGCCTACCGCGCGGATGACGGCGAACTCCCGCGTTCGCTCGAAGACGCTCATCATGACGGTGTTGGCCACGGCGATGGCCCCGACGATGAGCGCGATGGCGCTGATCCCCAAGCGCACGACGTCGGAGACCTTGAGGCTGGTGCTCACCTGCTCGAAGAGCTCGGAGCGCGTCTGGGCGCCCAGTTCGGGGAACTTCTGCTGGATGGCCGCGGCCACCTCCGCGGCCCGCTCGGGCTTGACGCTGGAGACGGCTATCAGGCTGTACCGATCGGTCACGCCCATCGCGCGCTGCAGCGTAGTCAGGGGCGCCACGATGACGTTGTCGAGCAGACCGCCGTTCGCGCTGACCACACCCACGACCTCGAGGCTCACGTTCGGGTTGAGCCGCAACGTCGAGCCGAGCGTGAGGCGGCCACGTTCGGCGGCGCTCGCCCCGACGACGGCGACCCCCTGGCCCTCGTCCGCGGCGGTGAGGAGCCGGCCCTCTCGCGCCTCGGCGCCGAAGAACAGGTCCGATAAGTCGACGTCGGCCGGCAGGCCCTCGAAGATGTACGACTGGCTGGGGCTGAGGCCTCCGCGCAAGTAGAGGAGCGTGGGCACCGCCAGCCGGATGCCGAGCTCGTCGGCGGCCGCCTGCAGGTCGCCCAGGTAGTGAGCTGGCAGGTCGGGGCTGGTGGGGAAGAAGTCGCCCGACGCAGGGCCGAAGGTGACCTGGATGTCGGGCCCTAAGTTCGCGAGCTGATCACTGAAGACGCTCCTGATGCCCTCCCCGAGCGACAGGAACACGACCGCGCCGGCAACGGCGACGGCTATGCCCAGGGCCGTGAGGAAAGTCCGCAGGGGCCTCTGCCTGAGAGAAGCAGCGGCCAGGGTGCCGGTCATGGCGGGGCCGGTGCCCGCCCTCATGCGCGCGCCGATCGCGGCAGGGTCACTGCGCCGGGAAGGCGCGACCCACCACGGCGCCGGAGGAGCCCATGGTGAACGGCGCGCCGCCCGCGAGCGTGAGCTCGACACCCGCCGCGTTGCCCGCATGAACGTAGACGGGCAGCGAGAAGCGGTAGGTTTGGCCCGGCTCCGCGTTGGTGTAGACGAGGCGCTCGCCCTCGTTGCGCACCGTCCCGCGGTAGACCTCGAGCCAGCTCTTGGCCACCACGTGGATGACGATCTCGCCGCTGGCGACGGGCTGGGCTTGAGGCACCGGCGTCGTTTCGCCGGCAGCCGCCGTGACGGGTCTTAGGTCCAGCTCGATGGTGCGGTCCTCGCTGAGGTCGATGTTCTGCTCGACCGGCTCGTAGCCGTCCAAGTTGACGCGTAGCGTGCGGTTGGCGCGAGCCGTCACCGGCGCCGCCCGGATGGGCGTGAGGCCGGGAAGCATGAACCCGTCGACGGCGACCCTGGCGCCGGGCGGGTCCGTCAGGACGTCGAGCAACACCGTGCCGCCGACCGGGAGGTCGCTCTGCTCGAGGCTCCCGGCGACCGGGGCCGCGAGCCCACCGGGCGGCGGCGCCTCCGTGGTGGGTGGGGCGGTCACGCCGGGGGGCGAGGCGGCGGGAGTCGTGGGCACCCGCCCGGCCCTGAAGAAGAGCGCGTTGTAACCCCACACTGCGAGCGCCACGAGGGCGACGACCAGTAGGACGGTCGGCACGGCTGGGTTGAGGCGGAAGCCACCGCCGCCGCCAGGGCGCCGATGCGGTTTGGGCGGGGGCTCGCCGCGCCGTTCCTTGTCGAGGCGTTCCTCCAGGGTGGTGAGCCCGCCGGCGCGCTGCCGCTCGCGCTGGTACACCTCGAGGGCCTGTGCTTCGGACACGCCGACCGCCTGGGCGAAGAGGCGCACGAAGTTGCGCGTATAGACGTCCTCGGGAAGGTCGTCGTACCTTCCCTCTTCCAGGGCCTTGAGGTACTCGCGGCGCACGTGCGTCAGCTCGGCGACGTCGCCCAGCTCGAGCCCCTTCGAGGAGCGCGCCTGCCTGAGCAGGGCGCCCAACTCGTCGAGCCCGCCAAGGCGAGCGTTTCCGCCCATGCTCTCTCGTGGGTCCTGGCCCTGCGTCATGGCGCGACTCCCGCCGCTGAGGGTGGCATGGCGGCCGAGTAGGCCAGCGCGATGCGCGCAGCCAAGCGGGCGTTCTCCTCGAGGAGCCTGAGGTTCACCTTCAACGTGTCACCCTCCGAGAGTTCGGCGAGAGCTGCGAGGAGATAGGGGGTGGTGTCGCGGCCGCGCACGTGCTTGCTCGCGGCGGCCTGGCGGGCGCGACTCAACCAGCCGTCGAACTCCTCGCGAGAGAGCCCGGCGCTGACGGGGTTGCTGATGATCACGCCGGCGCTGAGGCCGAGTGCCTCCTGCGACCTGAGCACCGCGGCGGCCTCCTCGGGGGTCTCGACCCTGGCCGGGAGGGGGATGTCGGTCTCCGGGACCACGAAGCCGGCGAGGTGCTGCGAGCGGTAGCCCACGACGGGTACGCCGAGCGTCTCGAGGCGCTCCGTGGTCGCCGCGGCGTCGAGGATGCTCTTCGGCCCGGCGCACACGGTGAGTAGTGGGTACCTGCCGAGCGCCACGAGGTCGGCCGACTCGTCGAACGGCGCGTCATGAACGCCGCC encodes:
- a CDS encoding ABC transporter permease — translated: MRAGTGPAMTGTLAAASLRQRPLRTFLTALGIAVAVAGAVVFLSLGEGIRSVFSDQLANLGPDIQVTFGPASGDFFPTSPDLPAHYLGDLQAAADELGIRLAVPTLLYLRGGLSPSQSYIFEGLPADVDLSDLFFGAEAREGRLLTAADEGQGVAVVGASAAERGRLTLGSTLRLNPNVSLEVVGVVSANGGLLDNVIVAPLTTLQRAMGVTDRYSLIAVSSVKPERAAEVAAAIQQKFPELGAQTRSELFEQVSTSLKVSDVVRLGISAIALIVGAIAVANTVMMSVFERTREFAVIRAVGARPRFLFGLVLTESLLLSLAGAAVGVAIGRAGVYFVNRVAYDYVGLHVALVTPRLVGFAVLVALVMGLSSGLLPAARASRIPIAEALARE
- a CDS encoding DUF4115 domain-containing protein, which encodes MTQGQDPRESMGGNARLGGLDELGALLRQARSSKGLELGDVAELTHVRREYLKALEEGRYDDLPEDVYTRNFVRLFAQAVGVSEAQALEVYQRERQRAGGLTTLEERLDKERRGEPPPKPHRRPGGGGGFRLNPAVPTVLLVVALVALAVWGYNALFFRAGRVPTTPAASPPGVTAPPTTEAPPPGGLAAPVAGSLEQSDLPVGGTVLLDVLTDPPGARVAVDGFMLPGLTPIRAAPVTARANRTLRVNLDGYEPVEQNIDLSEDRTIELDLRPVTAAAGETTPVPQAQPVASGEIVIHVVAKSWLEVYRGTVRNEGERLVYTNAEPGQTYRFSLPVYVHAGNAAGVELTLAGGAPFTMGSSGAVVGRAFPAQ
- a CDS encoding pseudouridine-5'-phosphate glycosidase — translated: MSVTGPVRTSPDVAAALARGAAVVALESTVVTHGLPRPQNLELARRLEEVVREAGAVPATVAVLAGEIRVGLTPAGLERLASGAADKASLWNLAALVAGKRDAGTTVATTLYAAHSAGIKVFATGGIGGVHDAPFDESADLVALGRYPLLTVCAGPKSILDAAATTERLETLGVPVVGYRSQHLAGFVVPETDIPLPARVETPEEAAAVLRSQEALGLSAGVIISNPVSAGLSREEFDGWLSRARQAAASKHVRGRDTTPYLLAALAELSEGDTLKVNLRLLEENARLAARIALAYSAAMPPSAAGVAP